Proteins co-encoded in one Octopus sinensis linkage group LG6, ASM634580v1, whole genome shotgun sequence genomic window:
- the LOC115213020 gene encoding MAD2L1-binding protein codes for MACRSAVHPNSVVCDIPFKGIIDTEIRAYLLNELIKYILYEKSQMPEMFDQLKKHINVRGKNANPKSSNKNDRQAFLLYSSCEKLFGSIVANFQTNPQIQECAIILGSSALSPKEVFHITFPPADSSQHSQKPLSAKDCKRFLFLQIFAKDPFFSGSRLPCTNMHVLLLGPRQLKLTGFSAKPVYKPSKRGQHYYLNLLQDSDPDDDEVSFHPKHNYSHDLSGFEPLMPSKKDDSVLSDLHALNLLDDDDDSQIWYQANISVKGYHITMPKHL; via the exons ATGGCTTGTAGATCAGCTGTACATCCAAATTCTGTCGTCTGTGATATACCTTTTAAAGGCATTATTGACACAGAAATTAGGGCTTATTTGCTCAACGAActcatcaaatatattttatatgagaaaAGCCAAATGCCTGAGATGTTTGACCAACTCAAGAAACATATCAATGTTCGTGgtaaa aatgCAAACCCCAAGAGTTCAAACAAGAATGACAGACAGGCTTTCTTACTTTATTCTAGCTGTGAAAAGTTATTTGGAAGTATTGTGGCTAATTTCCAAACTAACCCCCAAATCCAAGAGTGTGCCATTATCCTTGGTTCCTCAGCTCTCAGCCCCAAAGAGGTGTTCCACATCACTTTTCCTCCTGCAGACTCTAGTCAACACTCACAAAAGCCCCTGTCTGCCAAAGACTGCAAGCGATTTCTTTTCTTACAGATTTTCGCAAAGGACCCATTCTTTAGTGGTTCAAGACTCCCGTGCACCAACATGCATGTGTTACTGCTTGGCCCACGCCAGCTTAAGTTGACTGGCTTCTCTGCCAAACCTGTCTACAAACCTTCAAAACGTGGACAACATTATTACTTGAACTTATTACAAGATAGTGACCCAGATGATGATGAAGTCTCTTTCCATCCTAAACACAACTACAGTCATGATTTGTCTGGGTTTGAACCACTCATGCCATCCAAGAAAGATGACAGTGTCCTGAGTGATCTTCATGCCTTAAACCTTTTGGACGATGATGACGACTCTCAAATATGGTATCAGGCAAACATTAGTGTAAAAGGTTATCACATAACTATGCCAAAACATTTATAG